In Thermotoga sp. Ku-13t, one genomic interval encodes:
- the glmS gene encoding glutamine--fructose-6-phosphate transaminase (isomerizing), protein MCGIVGLVGEVTVSDLVEALERLEYRGYDSAGVAFLRNSDLHIEKNKGKVEVLKGKLSQLLGERIPIGIAHTRWATHGEPNDINAHPHTDCHSRLCVVHNGIIENFKELRRRLEEVGHRFVSDTDTEVIPHLIEEYYTSDLVEAVRKAVKLLEGSFAIAVMHVDHPDLIVGARKGSPLILTVGEKVAGVASDVTPLLKYSRDMVFLEDGDIFWVSNRGFEIFDVMGRKKDRKKLRVEWSYETAQKSGYKHYMLKEIFEEPSAVAATLSGRIKNSRVNLPEIEELHETLKNSNVLKVVACGTSSYASLSFKYFLENLCDISVDVEVSSEFRYKRPNFNEDTILIAVSQSGETADTLESVRLARSRRAKILAITNVVGSTLMRESDFTLLLNAGPEISVAATKSYVTQLVLLYLLGLKIVELKGEWNENTARILDGLLRLPEVLDATLSRAEQIREVALKYKDFQHFMYIGRGIGYPTALEGALKLKEISYIHATAYAAGELKHGPIALLGPDFPVFAISPRDALYNKVKNNMIECKARKAKLIALTSDDCEDVSEIADDVLSVNTYHEQLYPVLMAPVIQLFAYYIADSLGHDPDKPRNLAKSVTVE, encoded by the coding sequence GTGTGCGGAATAGTAGGGCTGGTGGGTGAGGTCACTGTTTCAGATCTTGTGGAAGCTCTTGAGAGGCTCGAATACAGGGGCTACGATTCGGCTGGCGTTGCCTTTCTTCGAAACTCAGACCTTCACATAGAGAAGAACAAGGGCAAGGTGGAGGTTCTCAAGGGAAAACTCTCGCAGCTTCTTGGTGAGAGGATCCCGATCGGTATCGCACACACGCGCTGGGCGACGCACGGAGAACCGAACGATATCAACGCGCACCCTCACACGGACTGCCATTCTAGACTCTGCGTTGTGCACAACGGAATCATAGAGAACTTCAAAGAGCTTCGAAGGAGGCTCGAAGAAGTTGGCCACAGATTCGTCTCTGATACCGACACGGAAGTGATTCCGCATTTGATCGAAGAATACTACACGTCGGACCTGGTTGAGGCAGTCCGAAAGGCGGTGAAACTGCTCGAAGGAAGCTTCGCCATAGCAGTGATGCACGTGGACCATCCAGACCTCATAGTGGGCGCGCGGAAAGGTTCTCCACTGATCCTGACGGTCGGGGAAAAGGTTGCAGGTGTCGCTTCGGACGTGACACCCCTGTTGAAGTACTCCAGAGACATGGTGTTCTTAGAGGATGGAGACATCTTCTGGGTGAGCAACCGCGGATTTGAGATCTTCGACGTGATGGGGCGGAAAAAGGATCGAAAAAAGTTGAGGGTGGAGTGGTCCTACGAAACGGCACAGAAGTCTGGTTACAAGCATTACATGCTCAAAGAGATCTTCGAGGAACCTTCCGCAGTTGCGGCGACCCTCTCTGGAAGGATCAAGAACAGCAGGGTGAACCTGCCAGAGATAGAAGAACTACACGAAACGCTAAAGAATTCGAACGTTTTGAAAGTGGTGGCGTGTGGTACCAGCAGTTATGCGTCGCTCTCATTCAAATATTTTCTTGAGAATCTGTGCGATATCAGCGTGGATGTGGAAGTCTCTTCGGAGTTCAGATACAAAAGGCCAAACTTCAACGAAGACACGATCCTGATCGCCGTTTCTCAGTCGGGAGAGACCGCGGACACGCTCGAATCTGTGAGGCTGGCACGTTCCAGAAGAGCGAAGATTCTGGCAATCACGAACGTCGTTGGCTCAACGTTGATGAGAGAATCCGACTTCACGCTTCTGTTGAACGCTGGGCCAGAAATCAGCGTCGCCGCGACGAAGAGTTATGTGACACAGCTTGTGCTTTTGTATCTGCTCGGATTGAAGATCGTTGAACTCAAAGGTGAATGGAATGAAAACACTGCAAGGATCCTCGACGGTCTTTTGAGGCTCCCGGAAGTGCTGGACGCGACGCTCAGCAGGGCCGAGCAGATAAGGGAAGTGGCCCTGAAGTACAAAGATTTTCAACACTTCATGTACATAGGAAGAGGCATTGGTTATCCCACGGCACTCGAAGGCGCATTGAAACTGAAAGAGATCAGCTACATCCATGCGACTGCTTATGCTGCTGGCGAACTGAAACACGGACCGATAGCGCTTCTCGGACCGGATTTTCCGGTTTTCGCGATTTCACCGCGCGATGCTCTGTACAACAAGGTGAAGAACAACATGATAGAGTGCAAGGCGCGAAAAGCAAAACTGATCGCACTCACCAGCGACGATTGCGAAGACGTGAGCGAGATCGCCGACGACGTGCTGAGTGTGAACACCTACCATGAACAGCTCTATCCTGTGCTGATGGCTCCAGTGATCCAGCTGTTCGCCTACTACATAGCGGACAGTCTGGGACACGATCCCGACAAACCAAGGAATCTGGCGAAGAGTGTGACCGTGGAGTGA
- the rsfS gene encoding ribosome silencing factor has product MELLKKLFDLLNEKEAINPVVLDMRKTPMPTDFFVIATANSQTHMNTLRDAVVEFFLLNNHSLIYYDKGEGYDWLLIDAGDIVVHVFTARGREFYDLEGLWNDAAKLFQA; this is encoded by the coding sequence ATGGAACTTTTGAAGAAGCTGTTTGACCTGCTGAACGAGAAAGAAGCGATCAACCCCGTGGTGCTCGATATGAGAAAAACTCCGATGCCCACAGATTTCTTCGTGATCGCCACGGCAAACTCCCAAACGCACATGAACACACTCAGAGATGCCGTGGTCGAGTTTTTTCTGCTCAACAACCACTCGCTGATCTACTATGACAAGGGTGAAGGTTACGACTGGCTGCTGATAGATGCGGGAGACATCGTCGTCCACGTGTTCACGGCACGCGGGAGGGAATTTTACGATCTCGAAGGGCTCTGGAACGATGCGGCCAAGCTCTTTCAAGCTTGA
- the fba gene encoding class II fructose-1,6-bisphosphate aldolase, with translation MPLVSSKEMFQKAYGKYAIGAFNVNNMEILQGVIEAAKEERAPVILQISAGARKYAKQVYLIKLIQAALEDAPDIPICVHLDHGDSFELCKAVIDTGFFTSVMIDGSHLPFEENVKLTKQVVDYAHARGVVVEGELGRLVGVEEHVVVSEREASMTDPDKAVEFVERTNVDSLAIAIGTSHGAYKFKGEPRLDFDRLREIASRLPGFPLVLHGASSVLPEFVEKVNKYGGKIEGAQGVPEEMIRKATTMGICKVNIDTDLRLAMTATIREVFAQHPEEFDPRKYLGPAREAIKQLVKHKMRNVLGCSGQA, from the coding sequence ATGCCGCTCGTCAGTTCGAAAGAAATGTTTCAAAAAGCCTACGGCAAGTACGCCATAGGTGCGTTCAACGTCAACAATATGGAAATCCTTCAGGGTGTCATTGAAGCCGCGAAAGAAGAGAGAGCCCCCGTGATACTTCAGATCTCCGCAGGTGCGCGCAAGTACGCCAAGCAGGTTTATCTGATCAAGCTGATCCAGGCCGCTTTAGAAGATGCGCCCGACATTCCCATCTGTGTCCATCTGGATCATGGAGATTCTTTCGAACTGTGCAAGGCCGTCATAGACACTGGCTTTTTCACTTCGGTCATGATCGATGGTTCGCACCTTCCTTTCGAGGAGAACGTCAAGCTCACGAAGCAGGTCGTCGATTACGCGCACGCGCGCGGTGTCGTGGTAGAAGGAGAACTGGGAAGACTCGTCGGTGTTGAAGAGCACGTCGTGGTGAGCGAAAGGGAGGCTTCCATGACCGATCCAGACAAGGCGGTGGAGTTCGTTGAAAGGACGAACGTCGATTCGCTCGCGATAGCGATCGGAACGAGTCATGGTGCGTACAAGTTCAAAGGGGAACCCAGGCTCGATTTCGACAGACTCAGAGAGATCGCCAGCAGATTACCCGGCTTTCCATTAGTGCTCCACGGGGCTTCCAGCGTCCTTCCGGAGTTCGTAGAGAAAGTGAACAAGTACGGCGGAAAGATCGAGGGTGCCCAAGGTGTACCGGAGGAGATGATCCGAAAGGCCACCACGATGGGCATCTGCAAGGTGAACATAGATACCGACCTGAGGCTTGCGATGACCGCGACGATCAGAGAAGTCTTCGCACAGCATCCTGAGGAGTTCGACCCGAGGAAGTATCTGGGACCAGCGCGTGAGGCAATAAAACAGCTTGTGAAGCACAAGATGAGGAACGTCCTTGGTTGCAGCGGTCAAGCTTGA
- a CDS encoding BadF/BadG/BcrA/BcrD ATPase family protein, with the protein MTVLGLDGGGTSLKATVAKDGRVMKRKSFEKGVNTCAVSAEELEKVIKDVRGWSGPVDEIRAGFSGAGDPERRTVLENILEKVFPKAKRIVMSDAEAVLACCYDGKPIVVAIAGTGSIVVGVDETGRFVRAGGWGHLFDDEASAFSIVKSLISEALLHVDGLAGHDPVFYELLNYFNFDRLEQLANLQRLTDFKEKIASFARVMPNTPLVKRIIKTELKLFTDRVRQVLAVTNASKVFGFGGMFQNEEYRKTFCSLLKDVEFELLKLNVDEALATKSELRVEFR; encoded by the coding sequence ATGACAGTCCTCGGGCTGGACGGAGGCGGAACGAGTCTGAAGGCCACGGTCGCGAAGGATGGCCGTGTGATGAAGAGAAAAAGCTTCGAAAAAGGCGTGAACACATGCGCGGTGAGCGCTGAAGAATTAGAAAAAGTGATCAAGGATGTCAGAGGCTGGTCTGGGCCCGTAGACGAGATCAGAGCTGGCTTTTCGGGCGCGGGCGATCCTGAAAGAAGGACGGTTCTTGAAAATATTCTGGAGAAAGTCTTTCCGAAGGCCAAGCGCATCGTCATGTCGGACGCTGAAGCTGTTCTGGCGTGTTGCTACGATGGTAAGCCGATCGTTGTGGCGATCGCAGGCACCGGTTCGATCGTGGTCGGCGTGGACGAGACGGGCAGATTCGTGCGTGCCGGTGGCTGGGGACATCTGTTTGACGACGAGGCGAGTGCGTTCAGCATAGTGAAAAGCCTCATCTCAGAAGCGCTGCTCCACGTGGATGGCCTTGCGGGGCACGATCCGGTCTTCTACGAACTCTTGAACTACTTCAACTTTGACAGACTCGAACAACTCGCCAACCTGCAGAGACTCACCGACTTCAAAGAAAAGATCGCTTCGTTCGCCAGAGTGATGCCGAACACACCTCTGGTTAAAAGGATCATCAAGACAGAGCTGAAGCTCTTCACGGACAGAGTCCGTCAGGTCCTGGCGGTCACGAACGCTTCGAAAGTTTTCGGCTTCGGTGGCATGTTTCAGAACGAAGAATACAGAAAGACCTTCTGTTCACTTTTGAAGGACGTGGAATTCGAGCTGTTGAAACTGAACGTCGACGAAGCACTGGCAACGAAAAGCGAGCTCAGAGTGGAGTTCAGATAA